In the genome of Christensenella timonensis, one region contains:
- a CDS encoding phage portal protein, whose translation MSIFSKLFKSRDKPQNSTNGSGYRYYFGGTTSGNTVTERSAMQISAVYACVRVLSEAIASLPLHLYEYTEEGSKVKAVKHPLYRLLHDEPNPEMTSYIFRETLMTHLLLWGNAYAQIIRNGRGEVVGLYPLMANRMRVDRDENGHIYYEYQMNTSDAPTMKTGTVRLSPEEVLHVPGLGFDGLVGYSPIAMAKNSIGMAMATEEYGASFFKNGANPSGVLSMPGTVKDPEKIRSSWEAGFGGSHKANKVAILEEGMTYTPISISPEQAQFLETRKFQLDEIARIFRIPPHLIGDLEHATFSNIEEQSLEFVTYTLEPWLVRWEQSMQRSLLLPQEKENYFIRFNVDGLLRGDYGSRMSGYATGIQNGIYSINDVRELENMDLLSDEEGGNLHVLNGNVVKLADAGSAYEKNTESENKEDSDESTEEVLEMGKKQNARTGKSKRNN comes from the coding sequence ATGAGCATCTTTTCAAAACTATTTAAATCCAGAGATAAGCCGCAGAACTCCACGAACGGGTCCGGCTATCGCTACTACTTCGGCGGCACGACTTCCGGCAATACCGTAACGGAACGATCTGCCATGCAGATCTCAGCAGTCTATGCCTGCGTCCGTGTTCTCTCGGAGGCCATCGCAAGCCTGCCGCTTCACCTCTATGAATACACAGAGGAAGGCAGCAAGGTGAAAGCTGTGAAACATCCGCTTTACCGGCTTTTACATGATGAGCCGAATCCGGAAATGACATCGTATATCTTCCGGGAAACTTTGATGACGCATCTGCTCCTCTGGGGCAACGCTTACGCACAGATCATAAGGAACGGACGCGGTGAAGTCGTAGGGCTATATCCTCTGATGGCAAACCGGATGCGTGTGGACCGTGATGAGAACGGCCACATCTACTATGAGTACCAGATGAATACCTCGGATGCTCCCACGATGAAAACCGGAACGGTCCGGCTCTCCCCGGAGGAAGTGCTGCATGTTCCCGGTCTTGGCTTTGACGGCCTTGTCGGTTACTCCCCTATCGCGATGGCGAAGAACTCCATCGGCATGGCAATGGCAACCGAAGAATACGGCGCGTCCTTCTTTAAGAACGGCGCGAATCCGTCCGGCGTGCTTTCCATGCCCGGGACGGTAAAGGATCCGGAGAAGATCCGCTCCTCTTGGGAAGCGGGCTTCGGAGGAAGCCACAAGGCCAACAAGGTCGCGATCTTAGAGGAGGGCATGACTTATACCCCGATCTCCATCTCGCCCGAACAGGCGCAGTTTCTGGAGACTCGGAAATTCCAGCTGGATGAGATTGCAAGGATCTTCCGGATTCCACCCCACCTCATCGGTGATCTGGAGCATGCAACCTTCTCAAACATTGAGGAGCAGTCACTGGAATTTGTCACTTATACGCTGGAGCCGTGGCTCGTCCGCTGGGAACAGTCGATGCAGCGCTCTCTCCTGCTTCCGCAGGAAAAGGAAAACTACTTCATCCGCTTCAACGTGGACGGCCTGCTTCGAGGAGATTACGGCAGCCGGATGAGCGGCTACGCCACCGGCATTCAGAACGGCATCTACTCCATCAATGATGTGAGAGAGCTTGAAAACATGGACCTGCTTTCTGATGAGGAAGGCGGCAACCTTCACGTCCTGAACGGAAATGTCGTAAAACTCGCTGACGCAGGATCCGCGTATGAGAAGAATACAGAATCAGAAAATAAGGAGGACTCAGATGAATCCACAGAAGAAGTTCTGGAAATGGGTAAGAAACAAAACGCCCGTACCGGAAAATCCAAGCGAAACAACTGA
- a CDS encoding terminase large subunit, protein MRKLKNYKPTRFMAETSHYSKEAADYAVLFIESLRHTKGSWYRKPFDLIDWQEQIIRDLFGILKPNGYRQFNTAYIEIPKKQGKSELAAAVALLLTCGDGEERAEVYGCAADRNQAKIVYDVAVDMVRLCPALDKRVKILESQKKLIYLPTNSTYQVLSADVANKHGFNTSGVIFDELHTQPNRKLYDVMTKGSGDARTQPLYFLITTAGTDTNSICYEVHQKALDIIAGRKIDPTFYPVIYGAAESDDWTDPEVWKKANPSLGITVGIDKVQDACNSAKQNPGEENAFRQLRLNQWVKQAVRWMPMDKWDACAYPVDPDELEGRVCYGGLDLSSTTDITAFVLVFPPRDETDKYVVLPYFWIPEDNVDLRVRRDHVPYDLWEKEGYLETTEGNVIHYGFIEKFIENLGNRFNIREIAFDRWGAVQMVQNLESMGFTVVPFGQGFKDMSPPTKELMNLVLEKRIAHGGHPVLRWMMDNIFIRRDPAGNIKADKEKSTEKIDGAVAMIMGLDRAIRCGNDSGESVYDNRGILFL, encoded by the coding sequence ATGCGAAAACTGAAAAACTATAAGCCGACCCGATTTATGGCGGAGACCTCCCACTACAGCAAGGAGGCTGCCGATTATGCCGTGCTCTTTATCGAAAGCCTCCGACATACCAAAGGCAGCTGGTACCGGAAGCCCTTTGATCTGATTGACTGGCAGGAGCAGATCATCCGAGATCTTTTTGGTATTCTGAAGCCGAACGGATATCGTCAGTTCAACACCGCCTACATCGAGATCCCGAAGAAACAAGGCAAGTCCGAGCTTGCCGCTGCGGTCGCCCTGCTTCTTACCTGCGGTGACGGCGAGGAACGTGCAGAAGTCTACGGTTGTGCCGCAGACAGAAATCAGGCCAAGATCGTGTACGACGTGGCCGTTGATATGGTGCGGCTCTGCCCCGCTCTGGATAAACGAGTGAAGATTCTGGAATCCCAGAAGAAACTCATCTATCTTCCGACGAACAGTACCTATCAGGTGCTCTCTGCAGATGTCGCCAATAAACACGGTTTTAATACGAGCGGCGTGATCTTCGATGAGCTTCACACCCAGCCGAATCGGAAATTATACGACGTTATGACAAAAGGTTCCGGCGATGCCAGAACCCAGCCGCTTTACTTTCTGATCACGACTGCAGGAACGGATACGAATAGCATCTGCTACGAGGTCCACCAGAAGGCACTCGATATTATCGCCGGAAGAAAGATTGATCCGACCTTCTATCCTGTGATCTACGGCGCAGCGGAATCCGACGACTGGACAGATCCGGAGGTCTGGAAGAAAGCGAATCCGTCGCTTGGCATCACGGTCGGCATCGATAAGGTGCAAGATGCCTGCAACTCCGCCAAACAGAATCCCGGCGAAGAGAACGCCTTCCGGCAGCTGAGACTGAACCAATGGGTAAAACAGGCTGTCCGCTGGATGCCAATGGACAAATGGGACGCCTGTGCCTATCCTGTGGATCCGGATGAGCTGGAGGGCCGTGTCTGCTATGGCGGTCTCGACCTTTCGTCCACAACGGATATCACAGCCTTTGTCCTCGTCTTCCCGCCAAGGGATGAGACGGATAAATATGTGGTTCTCCCCTACTTCTGGATTCCGGAGGACAACGTTGATCTTCGTGTGAGGCGTGATCACGTTCCTTACGACCTCTGGGAGAAGGAAGGCTATCTCGAAACGACCGAAGGCAATGTCATTCATTACGGATTTATCGAGAAGTTCATCGAGAATCTCGGGAACCGGTTCAATATCCGTGAGATTGCCTTTGACCGCTGGGGAGCTGTCCAGATGGTACAGAACCTCGAGAGCATGGGCTTTACCGTTGTTCCTTTCGGCCAGGGATTTAAAGATATGTCTCCGCCTACCAAGGAGCTCATGAATCTGGTCCTTGAGAAACGGATTGCCCACGGCGGGCATCCGGTGCTCCGCTGGATGATGGATAACATCTTCATCCGTCGTGATCCGGCAGGAAACATCAAGGCAGACAAGGAAAAGTCCACAGAGAAGATCGATGGCGCGGTCGCTATGATCATGGGCCTCGACCGGGCAATCCGGTGCGGCAACGATAGCGGCGAATCCGTCTATGACAACCGCGGCATCCTCTTTCTCTGA
- a CDS encoding DUF7678 domain-containing protein, with product MWKNGSLKIGNQIFTYCAKVYGEPSEDYGIEGGKVSKLEIHLSDYPVARYDRGWDIEPETENAQLAVAAILHSLN from the coding sequence ATGTGGAAAAACGGAAGCCTTAAGATTGGAAACCAGATTTTCACCTACTGCGCAAAGGTATACGGAGAGCCGAGCGAAGACTACGGCATCGAAGGCGGCAAGGTGAGTAAGCTCGAGATTCACCTGAGCGATTACCCGGTTGCAAGATACGACCGCGGCTGGGATATCGAGCCGGAGACAGAAAACGCACAGCTTGCGGTTGCCGCCATCCTGCACAGCCTGAACTAA
- a CDS encoding DUF7698 family protein — MTNIFEETYNRIAEAKKAYKAATTAEGRDAAREAAKAAEDKIDEMGDIAWKIWRAYEKSRDNENEILDFDDIIWDRDVEALTACMRENGIKAFTYSCQATDAIETLWLFKQAGCTIGEMVEVNLRKDLWGKDYEKGHAFKMNIN, encoded by the coding sequence ATGACGAACATTTTTGAAGAAACCTACAACCGCATCGCAGAAGCAAAGAAAGCCTACAAGGCAGCCACCACCGCCGAGGGCAGGGACGCCGCAAGGGAAGCTGCAAAGGCAGCCGAGGACAAAATCGATGAGATGGGCGACATCGCCTGGAAGATCTGGAGAGCCTACGAGAAATCAAGGGACAATGAGAACGAGATCCTGGACTTCGACGACATCATCTGGGACCGGGATGTGGAAGCCCTCACCGCCTGCATGAGAGAGAACGGCATCAAAGCCTTCACCTACTCCTGCCAGGCAACGGACGCAATTGAAACCTTATGGCTTTTCAAACAGGCCGGCTGCACGATCGGCGAGATGGTCGAGGTCAACCTTCGGAAAGACCTCTGGGGCAAGGACTACGAAAAGGGTCATGCATTCAAGATGAACATCAACTGA
- a CDS encoding DUF5049 domain-containing protein, which translates to MDPKIREQILLIRDTGLTNMFDLPMVQRLAYERGYFELVLYLEDHRDEYAHFILHGDAR; encoded by the coding sequence ATGGATCCGAAGATCAGAGAGCAGATCCTTCTGATCCGCGATACGGGACTTACGAACATGTTCGATCTTCCGATGGTTCAGCGCCTTGCCTACGAGAGAGGCTACTTCGAGCTGGTCCTCTACCTCGAGGATCACCGCGATGAATATGCCCATTTCATCCTGCACGGCGATGCCAGATAA
- a CDS encoding DUF4314 domain-containing protein has translation MRMISEKALKALRENYPQGTRIELIQMDDIQAPPVGTLGTIIGVDDTGSLLVNWDNGSGLNVIYGEDVVRKVVR, from the coding sequence ATGAGAATGATAAGCGAAAAGGCGCTCAAGGCTCTGCGGGAGAATTACCCGCAGGGCACACGAATCGAACTGATCCAGATGGATGATATTCAGGCACCGCCTGTCGGAACCCTCGGAACCATTATCGGAGTCGATGATACAGGATCTCTTCTGGTGAACTGGGATAACGGCTCCGGCCTCAACGTGATCTACGGCGAAGATGTCGTGAGAAAGGTGGTGAGATGA